One window of Saccharopolyspora phatthalungensis genomic DNA carries:
- the rpoB gene encoding DNA-directed RNA polymerase subunit beta: MAVSRATKVSAASNYTSGIPGAPKRVSFANIREPLNVPNLLDLQIQSFEWLVGNEAWFQRRVDAGEENPVGGLEEVLGEISPIEDFSGSMSLSFSDPRFDEVKASVEECKDKDMTYAAPLFVTAEFTNHTTGEIKSQTVFMGDFPMMSNKGTFIINGTERVVVSQLVRSPGVYFDQSVDKTTDKDVFSVKIIPSRGAWLEFDVDKRDTVGVRIDRKRRQPVTVLLKALGWTAEAIRERFGFSETLMATLEKDHTAGTDEALLDIYRKLRPGEPPTKESAQTLLENLFFKEKRYDLARVGRYKVNKKLGLGMPYETGVLTEEDIVTTIEYLVRLHAAETEMPARGAAPGETVPVEVDDIDHFGNRRLRTVGELIQNQVRVGLSRMERVVRERMTTQDVEAITPQTLINIRPITAAIREFFGTSQLSQFMDQTNPIAGLTHKRRLSALGPGGLSRERAGMEVRDVHPSHYGRMCPIETPEGPNIGLIGSLATFARVNPFGFIETPYRKVVDGRVTDQIDYLTADEEDRYVKAQANAPIDDDGNFVDERVLGRRKGGEVELLAPTEIDYMDVSPRQMVSAATAMIPFLEHDDANRALMGANMQRQAVPLLRSESPLVGTGMELRAAVDAGDVITAEKAGVVEELCADYVTVMADDGTRRSYRMQKFSRSNHGTCINQKPIINEGDRVEAGQVIADGPCTENGEMALGKNLLVAIMPWEGHNYEDAIILSQRLVQDDVLTSIHIEEHEVDARDTKLGAEEITRDIPNVSDDVLADLDERGIIRIGAEVQGGDILVGKVTPKGETELTPEERLLRAIFGEKAREVRDTSLKVPHGETGKVIGVRVFNREDDDELPPGVNQLVRVYVAQKRKIQDGDKLAGRHGNKGVIGKILPAEDMPFLPDGTPVDIILNTHGVPRRMNIGQVLETHLGWIASQGWSIDGDAEWAKRLPDDLYDVDPGTNTASPVFDGAREEEITGLLASTKPNRDGERMVGGDGKAQLFDGRSGEPYPYPIAVGYMYILKLSHLVDDKIHARSTGPYSMITQQPLGGKAQFGGQRFGEMECWAMQAYGAAYTLQELLTIKSDDVVGRVKVYEAIVKGENIPEPGIPESFKVLLKELQSLCLNVEVLSSDGAAIEMRDSEDEDLERAAANLGINLSRNESPSVDDIAH; the protein is encoded by the coding sequence TTGGCAGTCTCCCGCGCGACCAAGGTCTCTGCAGCTTCCAACTACACGTCGGGGATCCCTGGGGCACCCAAGCGGGTCTCGTTCGCGAACATCCGCGAGCCGTTGAACGTGCCGAACCTGCTAGACCTGCAGATCCAGTCCTTCGAATGGCTTGTCGGTAACGAGGCCTGGTTCCAGCGCCGGGTCGACGCCGGCGAGGAGAATCCGGTTGGCGGTCTTGAGGAGGTCCTTGGCGAGATCTCCCCGATCGAGGACTTCTCCGGATCGATGTCGCTGTCTTTCTCCGATCCACGCTTCGACGAGGTCAAGGCCTCCGTCGAGGAGTGCAAGGACAAGGACATGACGTATGCGGCCCCGTTGTTCGTGACCGCGGAATTCACCAACCACACCACCGGCGAGATCAAGAGCCAGACGGTGTTCATGGGTGATTTCCCGATGATGAGCAACAAGGGGACCTTCATCATCAACGGCACCGAGCGGGTCGTGGTCTCCCAGCTCGTCCGTTCCCCCGGTGTCTATTTCGACCAGTCGGTCGACAAGACCACGGACAAGGACGTCTTCAGCGTCAAGATCATCCCCAGCCGCGGCGCGTGGCTGGAGTTCGACGTCGACAAGCGCGACACCGTCGGCGTCCGCATCGACCGCAAGCGCCGCCAGCCGGTCACCGTGCTGCTGAAGGCGCTGGGCTGGACGGCCGAGGCGATCCGCGAGCGGTTCGGCTTCTCCGAGACGCTGATGGCGACCCTGGAGAAGGATCACACCGCCGGTACGGACGAGGCGCTGCTGGACATCTACCGCAAGCTGCGTCCGGGCGAGCCGCCGACGAAGGAGAGCGCGCAGACGCTCCTGGAGAACCTGTTCTTCAAGGAGAAGCGCTACGACCTCGCCCGCGTCGGCCGCTACAAGGTCAACAAGAAGCTGGGCCTGGGCATGCCCTACGAGACCGGCGTGCTGACCGAGGAAGACATCGTCACCACGATCGAGTACCTGGTCCGGCTGCACGCGGCCGAGACCGAGATGCCCGCGCGCGGTGCCGCCCCGGGCGAGACGGTGCCGGTCGAGGTCGACGACATCGACCACTTCGGCAACCGGCGGCTGCGCACCGTTGGCGAGCTGATCCAGAACCAGGTCCGGGTCGGCCTGTCCCGCATGGAGCGGGTCGTCCGGGAGCGGATGACCACCCAGGACGTCGAGGCGATCACTCCGCAGACCCTGATCAACATCCGCCCCATCACGGCGGCGATCCGGGAGTTCTTCGGCACCTCGCAGCTGTCCCAGTTCATGGACCAGACCAACCCGATCGCGGGCCTGACGCACAAGCGCCGGCTCTCCGCGCTCGGCCCGGGCGGTCTGTCCCGTGAGCGAGCGGGCATGGAAGTCCGTGACGTGCACCCCTCGCACTACGGCCGGATGTGCCCGATCGAGACGCCGGAAGGCCCGAACATCGGTCTGATCGGCTCGCTGGCCACCTTCGCGCGGGTCAACCCGTTCGGCTTCATCGAGACGCCGTACCGCAAGGTCGTCGACGGCCGGGTCACCGACCAGATCGACTACCTGACCGCCGACGAAGAGGACCGCTACGTCAAGGCGCAGGCCAACGCGCCGATCGACGACGATGGCAACTTCGTCGACGAGCGGGTGCTGGGCCGACGCAAGGGCGGCGAGGTCGAGCTGCTGGCGCCGACCGAGATCGACTACATGGACGTCTCGCCGCGGCAGATGGTCTCCGCCGCGACCGCGATGATCCCGTTCCTGGAGCACGACGACGCCAACCGCGCCCTGATGGGTGCGAACATGCAGCGTCAGGCCGTGCCGCTGCTGCGCAGCGAATCGCCGCTGGTCGGCACCGGCATGGAGCTGCGCGCCGCGGTCGACGCCGGTGACGTGATCACCGCCGAGAAGGCCGGCGTGGTCGAGGAGCTGTGCGCCGACTACGTCACGGTGATGGCCGACGACGGCACCCGCCGCTCGTACCGGATGCAGAAGTTCTCCCGGTCCAACCACGGCACCTGCATCAACCAGAAGCCCATCATCAACGAGGGCGACCGGGTCGAGGCCGGGCAGGTCATCGCGGACGGCCCGTGCACCGAGAACGGCGAGATGGCGCTGGGCAAGAACCTGCTCGTCGCGATCATGCCGTGGGAAGGGCACAACTACGAGGACGCGATCATCCTGTCCCAGCGCCTGGTGCAGGACGACGTGCTCACCTCGATCCACATCGAGGAGCACGAGGTCGACGCCCGCGACACCAAGCTCGGTGCCGAGGAGATCACCCGGGACATCCCGAACGTCTCCGATGACGTGCTGGCCGACCTCGACGAGCGCGGCATCATCCGCATCGGCGCCGAGGTACAGGGCGGCGACATCCTGGTCGGCAAGGTCACCCCGAAGGGCGAGACCGAGCTGACCCCGGAGGAGCGGCTGCTGCGCGCGATCTTCGGCGAGAAGGCCCGCGAGGTCCGCGACACCTCGCTGAAGGTGCCGCACGGCGAGACCGGCAAGGTCATCGGCGTCCGCGTGTTCAACCGCGAGGACGACGACGAGCTGCCGCCGGGCGTCAACCAGCTGGTGCGGGTCTACGTCGCGCAGAAGCGCAAGATCCAGGACGGCGACAAGCTCGCCGGCCGCCACGGCAACAAGGGCGTCATCGGCAAGATCCTGCCCGCCGAGGACATGCCGTTCCTGCCGGACGGCACCCCGGTCGACATCATCCTGAACACGCACGGTGTGCCGCGACGGATGAACATCGGCCAGGTGCTGGAGACGCACCTCGGCTGGATCGCCTCGCAGGGCTGGTCCATCGACGGAGACGCCGAGTGGGCCAAGCGCCTGCCCGACGACCTCTACGACGTGGATCCGGGCACCAACACCGCCAGCCCGGTCTTCGACGGTGCGCGCGAGGAGGAGATCACCGGGCTGCTCGCCTCCACCAAGCCGAACCGCGATGGCGAGCGGATGGTGGGCGGCGACGGCAAGGCCCAGCTGTTCGACGGCCGCAGCGGGGAGCCGTACCCGTACCCGATCGCCGTCGGGTACATGTACATCCTCAAGCTGTCGCACCTGGTGGACGACAAGATCCACGCCCGGTCCACCGGTCCGTACTCGATGATCACCCAGCAGCCGCTGGGTGGTAAGGCGCAGTTCGGTGGTCAGCGCTTCGGTGAGATGGAGTGCTGGGCCATGCAGGCCTACGGCGCCGCGTACACGCTGCAGGAACTGTTGACGATCAAGTCCGACGACGTGGTCGGCCGCGTCAAGGTCTACGAAGCGATCGTCAAGGGAGAGAACATTCCCGAGCCGGGTATCCCGGAGTCGTTCAAGGTGCTGCTGAAGGAACTCCAGTCGCTGTGCCTGAACGTCGAGGTGCTCTCCAGCGACGGTGCGGCCATCGAGATGCGCGACAGCGAGGACGAGGACCTGGAGCGCGCCGCGGCCAACCTCGGCATCAACCTGTCCCGCAACGAGTCGCCGTCGGTCGACGACATCGCGCACTGA
- a CDS encoding DNA-directed RNA polymerase subunit beta' produces MLDVNFFDELRIGLATADDIRQWSYGEVKKPETINYRTLKPEKDGLFCEKIFGPTRDWECYCGKYKRVRFKGIICERCGVEVTRAKVRRERMGHIELAAAVTHIWYFKGVPSRLGYLLDLAPKDLEKIIYFAAYVITSVNTEMRHNDLSTLESEISVERKRVADQRDADLEARAQKLEADLAALEAEGAKSDQRRKVKEGAEREMKQLRDRAQRELDKLDEIWETFTKLEPRQLIADEILYRELYDRYGEYFTGGMGAEAIQSLLSTFDIGAEAELLRETIRSGKGQKKLRALKRLKVVAAFQATGNDPSGMVLNCVPVIPPDLRPMVQLDGGRFATSDLNDLYRRVINRNNRLKRLIDLGAPEIIVNNEKRMLQESVDALFDNGRRGRPVTGPGNRPLKSLSDLLKGKQGRFRQNLLGKRVDYSGRSVIVVGPQLKLHQCGLPKEMAVELFKPFVMKRLVDLNHAQNIKSAKRMVERQRPQVWDVLEEVIAEHPVLLNRAPTLHRLGIQAFEPQLVEGKAIQLHPLVCEAFNADFDGDQMAVHLPLSAEAQAEARILMLSSNNILSPASGRPLAMPRLDMVTGLYHLTRLVDGAKGEGLAFSSVGEAIMAFDRGALDLQAKIKIRLRDVVPNKDQMPEGWEPGQPWLAETTLGRVWFNELLPEDYAFVDDLLPKKKQAAIVNDLAERYPMVTVAQTLDKLKDAGFHWATRSGVTVSISDVVVPPAKTEILDSYEAKADQVEKRYRRGALSYQERNAELVKVWTAAKDEVAEAMEANFPEDNSISMIVKSGAAGNMTQVVQLAGMRGLVSNPKGEYIPRPIKANFREGLSVLEYFISNHGARKGLADTALRTADSGYLTRRLVDVSQDVIVREPDCGTERGIKMPIAELLADGKLLRDAHVETSVYARTTAEDVTDSDGNIVLARGSDLGDPAIEKLLAANVTKVKVRSVLTCESGVGVCAVCYGRSMATGKLVDVGEAVGIVAAQSIGEPGTQLTMRTFHQGGVAGDDITTGLPRVQELFEARVPKGKAPIADTSGRIRLEDNDRYWKITIIPDDGGEEIVYDKLSKRQRLAAISVDGTERQLQDGDHVEVGQQLLEGAVDPHEVLRVMGPREAQLHLVREVQEVYRSQGVGIHDKHVEVIVRQMLRRVIIIDSGATEFLPGSPVERSQFEAENRRVVAEGGDPASGRPVLMGITKASLATESWLSAASFQETTRILTNAAIEGASDKLVGLKENVIIGKLIPAGTGINRYRNIQVQPTEEARAAAYAIPSYDDSYYTPDVFGTGTGAAVPLDDYDFGRDYR; encoded by the coding sequence GTGCTTGACGTCAACTTCTTCGATGAACTCCGCATCGGCCTCGCCACGGCCGACGACATCCGCCAGTGGTCGTACGGCGAGGTCAAGAAGCCCGAGACCATCAACTACCGCACCCTGAAGCCGGAGAAGGACGGGCTCTTCTGCGAGAAGATCTTCGGCCCGACCCGGGACTGGGAGTGCTACTGCGGTAAGTACAAGCGGGTGCGCTTCAAGGGCATCATCTGCGAGCGCTGCGGCGTCGAGGTCACTCGCGCCAAGGTTCGTCGCGAGCGGATGGGCCACATCGAGCTGGCCGCCGCGGTGACGCACATCTGGTACTTCAAGGGCGTCCCGTCCCGGCTGGGCTACCTGCTCGACCTGGCCCCCAAGGACCTCGAGAAGATCATCTACTTCGCCGCCTACGTGATCACCTCGGTGAACACCGAGATGCGGCACAACGACCTGTCGACGCTGGAGAGCGAGATCAGCGTCGAGCGCAAGCGGGTCGCCGATCAACGCGACGCCGACCTGGAGGCCCGGGCCCAGAAGCTTGAGGCCGACCTGGCCGCGCTGGAGGCCGAGGGCGCCAAGAGCGACCAGCGCCGCAAGGTCAAGGAAGGCGCCGAGCGCGAGATGAAGCAGCTGCGCGACCGGGCGCAGCGCGAGCTCGACAAGCTCGACGAGATCTGGGAGACCTTCACCAAGCTGGAGCCCCGCCAGCTGATCGCCGACGAGATCCTGTACCGCGAGCTCTACGACCGGTACGGCGAGTACTTCACCGGCGGCATGGGCGCGGAGGCCATCCAGTCGCTGCTGTCGACCTTCGACATCGGCGCCGAGGCCGAGTTGCTGCGCGAGACCATCCGCAGCGGCAAGGGCCAGAAGAAGCTGCGCGCCCTCAAGCGGCTCAAGGTCGTGGCGGCCTTCCAGGCCACTGGCAACGACCCGAGCGGCATGGTGCTCAACTGCGTGCCGGTCATCCCGCCGGACCTGCGTCCGATGGTGCAGCTGGACGGTGGCCGGTTCGCCACCTCCGACCTCAACGACCTGTACCGCCGGGTGATCAACCGCAACAACCGCCTCAAGCGACTGATCGACCTCGGGGCCCCCGAGATCATCGTCAACAACGAGAAGCGGATGCTGCAGGAGTCCGTGGACGCGCTGTTCGACAACGGCCGTCGCGGGCGTCCGGTCACCGGCCCGGGCAACCGGCCGCTGAAGTCGCTGTCCGACCTGCTCAAGGGCAAGCAGGGCCGGTTCCGCCAGAACCTGCTCGGTAAGCGCGTCGACTACTCCGGCCGTTCGGTCATCGTGGTCGGCCCGCAGCTGAAGCTGCACCAGTGCGGTCTGCCGAAGGAAATGGCGGTCGAGCTGTTCAAGCCGTTCGTCATGAAGCGGCTGGTCGACCTCAACCACGCGCAGAACATCAAGTCCGCGAAGCGGATGGTGGAGCGCCAGCGCCCGCAGGTGTGGGACGTGCTGGAAGAGGTCATCGCCGAGCACCCGGTGCTGCTCAACCGGGCGCCCACGCTGCACCGCCTCGGCATCCAGGCCTTCGAGCCGCAGCTGGTGGAAGGCAAGGCCATCCAGCTGCACCCGCTGGTCTGCGAAGCGTTCAACGCGGACTTCGACGGTGACCAGATGGCGGTGCACCTGCCGCTGTCGGCCGAGGCCCAGGCCGAGGCGCGGATCCTGATGCTGTCCAGCAACAACATCCTGTCGCCGGCCTCCGGTCGGCCGCTGGCGATGCCGCGTCTGGACATGGTCACCGGCCTGTACCACCTGACTCGTCTGGTGGACGGTGCCAAGGGCGAGGGCCTGGCGTTCTCCTCGGTCGGCGAGGCCATCATGGCCTTCGACCGCGGCGCACTGGACCTGCAGGCCAAGATCAAGATCCGGCTCCGCGACGTGGTGCCGAACAAGGACCAGATGCCGGAGGGCTGGGAGCCCGGTCAGCCGTGGTTGGCCGAGACCACCCTCGGCCGGGTGTGGTTCAACGAGCTGCTGCCCGAGGACTACGCCTTCGTCGACGACCTGCTGCCGAAGAAGAAGCAGGCCGCGATCGTCAACGACCTGGCCGAGCGGTACCCGATGGTCACCGTGGCGCAGACCCTGGACAAGCTCAAGGACGCCGGTTTCCACTGGGCCACCCGCTCCGGTGTGACCGTGTCGATCAGCGACGTGGTCGTGCCGCCTGCCAAGACCGAGATCCTGGACTCCTACGAGGCCAAGGCCGACCAGGTCGAGAAGCGGTACCGCCGCGGTGCGCTGTCCTACCAGGAGCGCAACGCCGAGCTGGTCAAGGTCTGGACGGCAGCCAAGGACGAGGTCGCCGAGGCCATGGAGGCGAACTTCCCGGAGGACAACTCGATCAGCATGATCGTGAAGTCCGGGGCCGCCGGTAACATGACCCAGGTCGTCCAGCTGGCCGGTATGCGTGGTCTGGTGTCGAACCCGAAGGGCGAGTACATCCCGCGCCCGATCAAGGCGAACTTCCGCGAGGGCCTGTCGGTGCTGGAGTACTTCATCTCCAACCACGGTGCCCGCAAGGGTCTGGCCGACACCGCGCTGCGGACCGCCGACTCGGGTTACCTGACCCGTCGTCTGGTGGACGTCTCGCAGGACGTCATCGTCCGCGAGCCGGACTGCGGCACCGAGCGCGGCATCAAAATGCCGATCGCGGAGCTGCTGGCGGACGGCAAGCTGCTGCGCGACGCGCACGTGGAGACCAGCGTCTACGCCCGCACGACGGCCGAGGACGTCACGGACTCCGACGGCAACATCGTGCTGGCCCGCGGTTCCGACCTGGGCGACCCGGCGATCGAGAAGTTGCTCGCCGCCAATGTCACCAAGGTCAAGGTCCGCAGCGTCCTGACCTGCGAGTCGGGCGTCGGTGTCTGTGCGGTCTGCTACGGCCGTTCGATGGCCACCGGCAAGCTGGTGGACGTCGGCGAGGCCGTCGGCATCGTCGCCGCCCAGTCGATCGGTGAGCCGGGTACGCAGCTGACGATGCGTACCTTCCACCAGGGCGGTGTCGCCGGTGACGACATCACCACCGGTCTGCCGCGTGTCCAGGAGCTGTTCGAGGCCCGGGTCCCGAAGGGCAAGGCGCCGATCGCCGACACCTCGGGCCGGATCCGGCTAGAGGACAACGACCGCTACTGGAAGATCACCATCATTCCGGACGACGGCGGCGAGGAGATCGTCTACGACAAGCTGTCCAAGCGGCAGCGGCTCGCGGCGATCTCGGTGGACGGCACCGAGCGGCAGTTGCAGGACGGCGACCACGTCGAGGTCGGCCAGCAGCTGCTGGAAGGTGCGGTCGACCCGCACGAGGTGCTGCGCGTGATGGGCCCGCGCGAGGCCCAGCTGCACCTGGTGCGCGAGGTGCAGGAGGTGTACCGCTCGCAGGGTGTGGGCATCCACGACAAGCACGTCGAGGTGATCGTCCGCCAGATGCTGCGCCGGGTCATCATCATCGACTCGGGTGCCACCGAGTTCCTGCCCGGTTCGCCGGTCGAGCGCTCGCAGTTCGAGGCGGAGAACCGTCGCGTCGTCGCCGAGGGCGGCGACCCGGCGTCCGGCCGTCCGGTCCTGATGGGTATCACGAAGGCGTCGCTGGCCACCGAGTCGTGGCTGTCGGCGGCCTCCTTCCAGGAGACGACCCGCATCCTCACCAACGCCGCGATCGAGGGCGCGAGTGACAAGCTGGTCGGGCTGAAGGAGAACGTGATCATCGGTAAGTTGATCCCGGCCGGTACGGGCATCAACCGGTACCGCAACATCCAGGTGCAGCCGACGGAGGAGGCACGGGCCGCGGCGTACGCGATCCCGTCCTACGACGACAGCTACTACACCCCGGATGTGTTCGGCACCGGCACCGGTGCGGCGGTTCCGCTGGACGACTACGACTTCGGCCGCGACTACCGCTGA
- a CDS encoding WXG100 family type VII secretion target, with the protein MTSNAEAISENSALNPAASPVDGSAFGKLPFVKDIISANDHAGKGDVEALKGDIESYLSSATSFALDPMGFLIGTGVEFVINFVAPVRDAIQLVTGDSEALAKGAEAFAGVQGEIDKLAQNLTNTLDTELANWDGEAADALRKKMAKFIEGVQSTGGQANNLSQLLQMSGTMMQAAEGVIKGILADFLTWAITTWITATASAGPTFGGSIAAATAVTTAEAGITCARAAQQIQKITKIIGHIMDVITAIKAILDAIRIYESVQQITDGKPGGDGGKGAADIGSKALGDTKKQLKDGKGIADQVAKGNTAKAEQDGYTVDGDGDVASVSDDGTRTKLDANGNPVRDADGNPVTSRESTPSYGAKDVAKSGFNQVAGGLGTAADALEKQAKEGGFTEVPPDQTISGDLNW; encoded by the coding sequence GTGACCAGCAATGCGGAAGCGATCAGCGAGAACAGCGCGCTCAACCCGGCCGCGTCGCCGGTCGACGGCTCGGCGTTCGGCAAGTTGCCGTTCGTCAAGGACATCATCAGCGCCAACGACCACGCCGGGAAGGGCGACGTCGAAGCGCTCAAGGGCGACATCGAGAGCTACCTGTCCAGCGCGACCAGTTTCGCGCTGGACCCGATGGGTTTTCTCATCGGCACCGGGGTCGAGTTCGTGATCAACTTCGTGGCGCCGGTGCGTGACGCGATCCAGCTCGTCACCGGCGACAGCGAAGCACTAGCCAAGGGCGCGGAAGCCTTCGCCGGCGTGCAGGGCGAAATCGACAAGCTGGCGCAGAACCTGACGAACACGCTCGACACCGAGCTCGCCAACTGGGACGGCGAGGCCGCCGACGCGCTGCGCAAGAAGATGGCCAAATTCATCGAGGGCGTGCAGTCAACCGGCGGCCAGGCCAACAACCTCTCCCAACTGCTGCAGATGAGCGGCACCATGATGCAAGCGGCCGAGGGGGTCATCAAGGGCATCCTCGCCGACTTCCTGACCTGGGCCATCACCACCTGGATCACGGCAACGGCGTCGGCGGGCCCGACCTTCGGCGGCTCGATCGCCGCGGCGACCGCGGTGACCACGGCCGAAGCGGGCATCACCTGCGCCCGGGCCGCCCAGCAGATCCAGAAGATCACCAAGATCATCGGTCACATCATGGACGTGATCACGGCCATCAAGGCGATCCTGGACGCCATCCGCATCTACGAAAGCGTCCAGCAGATCACCGACGGAAAACCCGGCGGTGACGGCGGGAAAGGCGCCGCCGACATCGGCAGCAAGGCCCTCGGCGACACGAAAAAACAGCTCAAGGACGGCAAGGGCATCGCCGATCAGGTCGCGAAGGGCAACACCGCAAAGGCCGAGCAGGACGGGTACACCGTCGACGGCGACGGCGACGTCGCATCGGTCAGCGACGACGGAACACGCACCAAGCTCGACGCGAACGGCAACCCCGTCCGCGACGCCGACGGCAACCCCGTCACGTCCCGCGAATCCACCCCGAGCTACGGCGCAAAGGACGTCGCCAAGTCCGGCTTCAACCAGGTGGCCGGCGGCCTCGGCACTGCAGCCGACGCCCTGGAGAAGCAGGCGAAGGAAGGCGGCTTCACCGAAGTCCCGCCGGACCAGACGATCAGCGGTGACCTCAACTGGTGA
- a CDS encoding WXG100 family type VII secretion target codes for MPGYRASADAIMRCGTNVDRMNADAKSIKDKAAGAEVPEISWGLLGLATTYSSYRDLLEKFKQHLDEMAEGLTKAGEDLTACGKEYQDADQSIADMFSKLFGDLTKGAGSGGGGGSW; via the coding sequence ATGCCCGGCTACAGAGCTTCCGCCGACGCGATCATGCGCTGCGGCACCAACGTCGACCGGATGAACGCCGACGCGAAGTCCATCAAGGACAAGGCCGCCGGGGCGGAGGTCCCGGAGATCTCCTGGGGCCTGCTCGGCCTGGCCACCACCTACAGCTCGTACCGCGATCTGCTGGAGAAGTTCAAGCAGCACCTCGACGAGATGGCCGAAGGGCTGACCAAGGCGGGCGAGGATCTGACCGCGTGCGGCAAGGAGTACCAGGACGCCGACCAGTCGATCGCCGACATGTTCAGCAAGCTTTTCGGCGACCTGACCAAGGGCGCCGGCAGTGGGGGCGGAGGCGGTTCCTGGTGA
- a CDS encoding YbaB/EbfC family nucleoid-associated protein, whose amino-acid sequence MPADLDDLQRKLEALKEAGRRAEEQMGDFSRMREQISELQASATSADRSVTVTAGPGGVTGIQFTQDALRQSPAQLSGTVMSTLQQAVAEAARKQAEIVQEYVPDSDVRERVLRTQDELFAAPVEQPRNAPDDDEFPDSFLDGGR is encoded by the coding sequence ATGCCAGCGGATCTGGATGATCTGCAACGCAAGCTAGAAGCGCTCAAGGAAGCCGGCCGCCGGGCCGAAGAACAGATGGGCGACTTCAGCCGAATGCGGGAGCAGATCAGCGAGCTACAGGCTTCCGCCACCTCCGCCGATCGCTCGGTCACCGTCACCGCCGGCCCCGGTGGCGTCACCGGAATCCAGTTCACCCAGGACGCGCTGCGGCAATCGCCCGCCCAGCTGTCCGGCACCGTCATGAGCACCCTGCAACAGGCGGTCGCCGAAGCCGCCCGCAAGCAGGCCGAGATCGTGCAGGAATACGTGCCGGACAGCGATGTTCGCGAACGCGTGCTGCGCACTCAGGACGAGCTGTTCGCCGCCCCGGTCGAGCAGCCGCGGAATGCGCCGGACGACGACGAATTTCCGGATTCCTTCCTCGACGGCGGGCGGTGA
- a CDS encoding helix-turn-helix domain-containing protein, whose amino-acid sequence MTGSPRARALARELRAARKSTGMSMRRLGERLGWSESKVSRIELAQHQLSETDLSSVLVILGVTGAEREKLLRLARDLDQPAWWELGLDLSPQLTALLDAEQRATRITQFSLVVLPGLLQTRGYTRALFSAYGVPPEQMDRYIELSQLRQGILHKEEPVSYDLYVDESALWRPIGGPRVMIEQLKHLLRAAEAADIRIRAIPNAIGAYAGLLGAFMLVDFVYDRPTVHLEQRCAIGILDAPDDVAVFVETTEHLRELALGESDSRRLIKNYVRQYEQRQPPE is encoded by the coding sequence ATGACTGGCTCCCCCCGAGCACGAGCGCTCGCCCGAGAGCTGCGCGCGGCCCGGAAGTCGACCGGCATGTCGATGCGTCGGCTCGGCGAACGACTGGGCTGGTCGGAGTCCAAGGTCAGCCGGATCGAACTCGCCCAGCATCAACTGAGCGAGACGGATTTGTCCAGTGTTCTGGTGATCCTCGGGGTGACCGGCGCCGAACGCGAGAAGCTGCTCCGGCTCGCCCGCGACCTCGACCAGCCCGCCTGGTGGGAACTGGGCCTGGACCTATCGCCGCAGCTGACCGCGTTGCTGGACGCCGAGCAGCGCGCCACCCGAATCACCCAGTTCTCCTTGGTCGTGCTGCCCGGCCTGCTGCAAACCCGCGGCTATACCCGGGCACTGTTCAGCGCGTACGGCGTCCCGCCGGAGCAGATGGACCGCTACATCGAGTTGAGCCAACTCCGGCAGGGCATCCTGCACAAGGAAGAACCGGTCAGCTACGACCTCTACGTCGACGAAAGCGCTTTGTGGCGGCCCATCGGCGGGCCGCGGGTGATGATCGAGCAACTCAAGCACCTGCTCCGGGCGGCCGAGGCGGCGGACATCCGGATTCGAGCGATTCCGAACGCGATCGGCGCTTACGCCGGCCTGCTCGGCGCGTTCATGCTGGTCGACTTCGTATACGACCGCCCGACCGTGCACCTGGAGCAACGGTGCGCGATCGGTATCCTGGATGCCCCGGACGACGTCGCGGTGTTCGTCGAGACGACCGAGCACCTCCGGGAACTCGCGCTGGGCGAGTCGGATTCCCGGCGGCTCATCAAGAACTACGTGCGTCAGTACGAACAACGGCAGCCGCCGGAATAG
- a CDS encoding DUF6319 family protein, with translation MTEEQTSTEQTASAQAEPTQPEPTQPESPQAESAQPESAASAETAEPAAKKPRARKQSTAKKIRTVELTLTVTGSADGEWQADLMHSGKRVVQGLPVAAAAVSKAAAELHQDISDTIESVLHEARQQHEAKLAELEAEVERVRKALAELES, from the coding sequence TTGACCGAAGAGCAGACGAGCACCGAGCAGACCGCGTCGGCCCAAGCCGAACCGACGCAGCCCGAACCGACGCAGCCCGAGTCACCCCAGGCCGAGTCGGCGCAGCCCGAATCCGCCGCGTCCGCTGAGACCGCCGAGCCGGCGGCGAAGAAGCCACGGGCCCGCAAGCAGAGCACGGCCAAGAAGATCCGGACGGTCGAGCTCACGCTGACGGTCACCGGCAGCGCCGACGGCGAGTGGCAGGCCGACCTGATGCATTCGGGCAAGCGCGTCGTGCAGGGCCTGCCGGTCGCTGCGGCCGCGGTGTCCAAGGCCGCCGCCGAGCTGCACCAGGACATCTCCGACACGATCGAAAGCGTGTTGCACGAAGCGCGTCAGCAGCACGAGGCGAAGCTCGCCGAGCTGGAAGCCGAGGTCGAGCGGGTCCGCAAGGCCCTCGCCGAACTCGAGTCCTGA